The proteins below come from a single Oscillospiraceae bacterium genomic window:
- a CDS encoding RICIN domain-containing protein, with translation MAPRKKIAQTVLTAGKFYTISAANGKVVEVADYNIDNGAKIQLMDNANFEWQQWGFVAAGDGVYRIQNRFTGKMMDLDMGGVSDGTRVHQWEGAQASSQLWVVEPTNDGRVKIKSNLAGKLLDPGMATENGTVLQIWADVNGDNQFWTIDEVTRKPKTSVKATTVKAKAAAEKAATEVVKAAKPAAEKAVKAAKPAVEKTVEAAKPVVEKAVKAAEPVVEKTVEAVKPAAEKAVEAAKPVVEKAVKAAEPVVEKTVETVKPAAEKAVEAVKTAAAKANTRKGGKGKRRK, from the coding sequence ATGGCACCCAGAAAGAAGATCGCACAGACTGTACTTACCGCGGGTAAGTTCTACACCATCAGCGCCGCCAACGGCAAGGTCGTTGAGGTTGCTGATTATAACATCGACAACGGCGCAAAGATCCAGCTGATGGACAATGCCAACTTTGAGTGGCAGCAGTGGGGCTTTGTCGCAGCGGGTGACGGCGTCTACCGCATCCAGAACCGTTTCACCGGCAAGATGATGGATCTGGATATGGGCGGCGTCAGCGACGGCACCCGCGTCCACCAGTGGGAGGGCGCACAGGCCTCCAGCCAGCTGTGGGTCGTGGAGCCTACCAACGACGGCCGCGTTAAGATCAAGTCCAACCTGGCCGGTAAGCTGCTGGATCCCGGCATGGCTACCGAGAACGGCACTGTGCTGCAGATTTGGGCCGATGTCAACGGCGATAACCAGTTCTGGACCATTGATGAGGTGACCCGCAAGCCCAAGACCAGCGTCAAGGCCACCACTGTCAAGGCCAAGGCCGCTGCCGAGAAGGCTGCTACCGAGGTCGTCAAGGCCGCAAAGCCCGCCGCCGAGAAGGCTGTCAAGGCTGCCAAGCCCGCTGTCGAAAAGACCGTTGAGGCCGCGAAGCCTGTTGTCGAGAAGGCTGTCAAGGCTGCTGAGCCTGTTGTTGAAAAGACGGTCGAGGCTGTGAAGCCTGCCGCCGAGAAGGCTGTTGAGGCCGCAAAGCCTGTTGTTGAGAAGGCTGTCAAGGCCGCCGAGCCTGTTGTCGAAAAGACGGTCGAGACTGTGAAGCCTGCCGCTGAGAAGGCTGTTGAGGCCGTCAAGACTGCCGCTGCCAAGGCCAACACCCGCAAGGGCGGCAAGGGCAAGCGCCGCAAGTAA
- a CDS encoding ABC transporter ATP-binding protein/permease yields the protein MAQQAKVVKVGPGGRNNGPRPKVENPGKVFKRILGYVMNQYKAQVIIVLCCILLAVFAQLQGVMFSQTLIDGYILPLLRSGGTDFSGLAAAILRVASFYCIGIAAIFVQNRLMARITQGTLKNLRDEMFTHMQTLPIKYFDTHAHGDIMSIYTNDIDTLRQMISQSLPQLVNTIVTLVGVLASMIYLSIPLTLLALAMVGVMLLVTKYLTGNSGKYFLRQQQELGKVNGYIEEMMNGQKVVKVFCHEQIAIDEFDKLNDELFQSADKANAYSLVAMPVNGQLGNLSYVFCAIIGGALVISGFGGNLSLGGLASFLVLNRQFNQPISQISMQLNSVVMALAGGARIFALLDEKPEVNEGDVTLVHAKYLADDSVTEADESTGTWAWKHVGADGKPSYTELKGDIVFKDVDFGYDEKKIVLHDINLYGRPGQKIAFVGSTGAGKTTITNLINRFYDIQKGQIYYDGLDIKAIEKDALRSSLGIVLQDTHLFTGTVMENIRYGRLTATDEECMAAARLANADTFIKHLPEGYNTMLTGDGTNLSQGQRQLLAIARAAVADPPVLILDEATSSIDTRTEKLVQDGMDGLMYGRTTFVIAHRLSTVRNSDCIMVLEQGRIIERGTHDELIAQKGRYYRLYTGNFAENS from the coding sequence ATGGCACAGCAAGCGAAAGTGGTAAAAGTCGGCCCCGGCGGGCGCAATAACGGCCCCCGCCCCAAGGTCGAAAACCCCGGCAAGGTGTTCAAGCGTATCCTTGGGTATGTCATGAATCAGTACAAGGCGCAGGTCATCATCGTGCTCTGCTGCATTCTGCTGGCAGTGTTTGCCCAGCTGCAGGGCGTCATGTTTTCCCAGACGCTGATTGACGGTTACATTCTGCCGTTGCTGCGTTCGGGCGGCACGGATTTCAGCGGTCTGGCCGCCGCCATCCTGCGTGTGGCTTCGTTCTACTGTATCGGTATTGCTGCTATCTTTGTGCAGAACCGTTTAATGGCCCGCATCACACAGGGCACGCTGAAGAATCTGCGTGACGAGATGTTCACCCACATGCAGACGCTGCCCATCAAATATTTTGATACCCACGCCCACGGCGACATCATGTCGATCTACACCAACGACATCGACACCCTGCGCCAGATGATCAGCCAGAGCCTGCCCCAGCTGGTCAACACGATCGTCACGCTGGTCGGCGTGCTGGCATCGATGATTTACCTCAGTATCCCTCTGACGCTGCTGGCGCTGGCAATGGTCGGCGTTATGCTGCTGGTCACGAAGTATCTGACCGGAAACTCCGGCAAATACTTCCTCAGGCAGCAGCAGGAGCTGGGCAAGGTCAACGGCTACATTGAGGAGATGATGAACGGCCAGAAGGTCGTCAAGGTGTTCTGCCATGAGCAGATCGCCATCGACGAGTTCGACAAGCTCAATGATGAGTTGTTCCAAAGCGCCGACAAGGCCAACGCCTACTCTCTGGTGGCGATGCCGGTCAACGGCCAGCTGGGCAACCTGAGCTATGTCTTCTGCGCTATCATCGGTGGCGCGCTGGTTATCAGCGGCTTCGGCGGCAATCTGTCTCTGGGCGGGCTGGCCAGCTTCCTTGTGCTGAACCGCCAGTTCAACCAGCCCATCAGCCAGATCTCCATGCAGCTGAACTCGGTCGTCATGGCATTGGCCGGCGGTGCGCGTATCTTTGCCCTGCTGGACGAGAAGCCCGAGGTCAACGAGGGCGATGTGACGCTGGTCCACGCGAAATATCTGGCGGACGATTCCGTCACCGAGGCGGACGAATCCACAGGCACCTGGGCGTGGAAACATGTGGGTGCTGACGGAAAGCCCAGCTACACCGAGCTGAAGGGTGACATCGTCTTTAAGGATGTTGATTTCGGCTACGATGAGAAGAAGATCGTTCTGCACGACATCAACCTTTACGGCCGCCCGGGCCAGAAAATCGCCTTTGTCGGCTCCACCGGCGCCGGCAAGACGACCATCACCAACCTGATCAACCGCTTCTACGATATCCAGAAGGGCCAGATCTACTATGACGGTCTGGACATCAAGGCCATTGAGAAGGACGCGCTGCGCTCCTCGCTGGGCATCGTGCTGCAGGATACCCACCTGTTCACCGGCACGGTTATGGAGAATATCCGCTACGGCCGCCTGACTGCCACCGATGAGGAGTGCATGGCCGCTGCCAGACTGGCGAACGCCGATACCTTCATCAAGCATCTGCCCGAGGGCTACAACACGATGCTGACCGGTGACGGCACGAACCTGAGCCAGGGCCAGCGCCAGCTGCTGGCCATCGCCCGCGCCGCTGTTGCCGACCCGCCGGTGCTGATCCTCGATGAGGCAACCTCCTCCATCGACACCCGCACCGAGAAGCTTGTGCAGGACGGCATGGACGGCCTGATGTACGGCCGCACCACCTTTGTCATTGCCCACCGCCTGTCCACGGTGCGCAACTCTGACTGCATCATGGTTTTGGAGCAGGGCCGTATCATCGAGCGCGGCACCCATGACGAGCTGATCGCCCAGAAGGGGCGCTATTACCGGCTGTACACCGGCAATTTTGCCGAGAACAGCTGA
- a CDS encoding ABC transporter ATP-binding protein/permease: MLKTLGRETKGFRLVSVLTPVFMIAEVIMEMIIPRLMASIIDNGVTPGNMQVIYTVGAQMIVAALFGLLFGILGAVAGSHAATGFARNLRRAMFRNIQTFSFANIDKYSTAGLVTRMTTDVTNIQNAYQMLLRMSIRAPASMIVALIMSFAINRELASVYLVAVILLGGALVFIMSRATKYFGEAFRKYDDLNESVQENVSAIRVVKAYVREDFEGKKFKKASENVRRLLMRAEMILAWNAPLMQLTVYSCILLISWLGAQLIVSSGATAFTTGDLMSMLSYCMNILMSLMMLSTVFVMITMSMASARRVAEVLDEQSDLKNGADPVMEVKDGSVKFDHVSFAYKKDGEKALEDIDLEIKSGETIGIIGGTGSAKSSLVQLLPRLYDATEGRVIIGGVDVRSYDLDTLRNNVAMVLQKNELFSGTIADNLRWGNPGATDAEIEDACKQACADEFIERFPDKYQTHIEQGGNNVSGGQKQRLCIARALLKKPRILILDDSTSAVDTATDAKIRHSFAEKIPGTTVFIIAQRISSVENADRVLVLDNGRVSGFDTPANLLKNNAIYQDVYNSQTKGSGDFDEKGGEA; encoded by the coding sequence TTGTTAAAAACACTCGGACGCGAAACAAAAGGCTTTCGGCTGGTATCCGTGCTGACACCGGTCTTTATGATCGCGGAAGTCATCATGGAAATGATCATCCCGAGGCTGATGGCCTCCATCATTGACAACGGCGTTACGCCGGGCAATATGCAGGTCATCTACACGGTCGGCGCACAGATGATCGTGGCGGCGCTTTTCGGCCTGCTGTTCGGTATTTTGGGCGCTGTTGCCGGCTCACATGCGGCCACCGGCTTTGCCCGCAACCTGCGCCGCGCAATGTTCCGCAACATCCAGACCTTCAGCTTCGCCAACATCGACAAATACTCCACGGCGGGCCTTGTCACCCGCATGACCACCGATGTGACGAATATCCAGAACGCCTACCAGATGCTGCTGCGCATGTCGATCCGCGCGCCTGCCAGCATGATCGTGGCGCTGATCATGTCCTTTGCCATCAATCGTGAGCTGGCAAGCGTCTATCTGGTCGCTGTTATCCTGCTGGGCGGCGCGCTCGTCTTTATCATGAGCCGCGCCACCAAGTACTTCGGCGAGGCCTTCCGCAAATATGATGACCTGAACGAGAGCGTGCAGGAGAATGTCTCCGCCATCCGCGTGGTCAAGGCCTATGTCCGCGAGGATTTTGAGGGCAAAAAGTTCAAAAAGGCCAGCGAGAATGTCCGCCGCCTGCTTATGCGCGCCGAGATGATCCTTGCATGGAACGCCCCGCTCATGCAGCTGACCGTTTACAGCTGCATCCTGCTGATCTCCTGGCTGGGTGCACAGCTCATTGTCAGCTCCGGCGCGACCGCCTTCACCACCGGCGATCTGATGAGCATGCTGAGCTACTGCATGAACATCCTGATGAGCCTGATGATGCTCTCGACGGTCTTTGTCATGATCACGATGTCTATGGCCTCCGCAAGGCGTGTGGCCGAGGTGCTGGACGAGCAGTCCGACCTCAAGAATGGTGCGGACCCCGTCATGGAGGTCAAGGACGGCTCGGTCAAGTTCGATCATGTCAGCTTTGCCTACAAGAAGGACGGCGAAAAGGCACTGGAGGATATCGACCTCGAAATCAAATCCGGCGAGACCATCGGCATTATCGGCGGCACCGGCTCGGCCAAGTCCAGTCTGGTGCAGCTGCTGCCCCGCCTGTACGATGCGACCGAGGGCCGCGTCATCATCGGCGGTGTCGATGTACGCAGCTATGATCTGGACACGCTGCGCAACAATGTGGCCATGGTGCTGCAGAAGAACGAGCTGTTCAGCGGTACGATTGCCGACAACCTGCGCTGGGGCAACCCCGGCGCCACCGACGCCGAGATCGAGGACGCCTGCAAGCAGGCCTGCGCCGATGAGTTTATCGAGCGCTTCCCCGATAAGTACCAGACCCACATCGAGCAGGGCGGCAACAATGTCTCGGGCGGCCAGAAGCAGCGCCTCTGCATTGCCCGCGCACTGCTGAAAAAGCCCCGTATCCTGATTCTGGATGATTCGACCTCCGCTGTCGATACCGCCACGGATGCGAAGATCCGCCACTCCTTTGCCGAGAAGATCCCCGGCACGACGGTGTTTATCATCGCCCAGCGCATCTCCTCCGTTGAGAATGCGGACCGGGTCCTTGTGCTTGACAACGGCAGGGTCAGCGGCTTTGACACCCCCGCCAACCTGCTCAAAAACAACGCGATCTATCAGGATGTCTACAACAGCCAGACCAAAGGCTCCGGCGATTTTGATGAGAAGGGAGGGGAGGCCTGA
- a CDS encoding MarR family winged helix-turn-helix transcriptional regulator: MCVESQNECGCCADVHFGALLNQTARVIRRALDARISGVNPDLSGVRGMVLGDIVRGNRSGRDVYQRDIEQWFNIRRSSVTAMLQGMEQDGFITRCAVEKDARLKRLVATDKGRACHEQIEACIAKFEDDLQAGIDPQQAAAARAVLELTLKNAQHILEEGNITQERGNTTC, translated from the coding sequence ATGTGCGTTGAATCGCAAAATGAATGCGGCTGCTGTGCCGATGTTCACTTCGGCGCACTGCTGAACCAGACCGCGCGGGTCATACGCAGGGCGCTCGATGCCCGCATTTCCGGCGTCAACCCGGATCTTTCCGGTGTGCGGGGCATGGTGCTGGGCGACATTGTCCGCGGCAACCGCAGCGGGCGGGATGTCTACCAGCGCGATATTGAGCAGTGGTTCAACATCCGCCGCTCAAGCGTGACGGCGATGCTGCAGGGGATGGAGCAGGACGGGTTTATCACCCGCTGTGCGGTTGAGAAGGACGCCCGCCTGAAACGGCTGGTGGCTACAGACAAGGGCCGTGCCTGCCATGAACAGATCGAAGCCTGCATTGCGAAGTTTGAGGATGATCTGCAGGCCGGCATTGACCCGCAGCAGGCTGCCGCGGCCCGCGCTGTGCTGGAGCTGACGCTGAAAAACGCGCAGCATATCCTGGAAGAAGGAAATATAACACAAGAGAGGGGAAATACCACTTGTTAA
- a CDS encoding penicillin-binding transpeptidase domain-containing protein has translation MRHITPQLNTKMRLRTRLLAAVLAVGCLGGLAVRLFVLMLRDPGGYALRAADQQLRGATLPAARGEIYAADGTLLAASETCWTIRAAPREMADEAVEPAARALSEILELDYAETLAKFSQRTSNDCLLRRRVDKAMADAVRDWCRDNGVQGVQIRQDTKRVYPQGNFMGGILGFTDVDNAGLWGLELRYNDELTGENGRILTAKNAWGYDMPTHYQTLVDAVPGNTLTLTIDAQIQHWLESALSAAVAEHHVAERGVGIVMDIHTGAVLAMSCQPDYDPNSPRSLINKEARDTVNALQGEERSAALQRAQQAQWRNKAISDLYEPGSVFKLITAAAALDSGACKPTDYFTCAGRITVAGTRFRCANGHIHGSETFARGLAVSCNPCFIQIGARLGKERFCDYFAAFGLREPTGIDLPGEIRRSEYYTADRMGPVELASCSFGQSSKVSYLQMLTAVCAVVNGGKLMQPYLVSKITAPDGQVIKEIEPVVKRQVISEETSATMCRLMEGVVTGGTGKQAAVAGYRVGGKSGTSQKLDSANEGARIASFVSVAPIDDPKIAVLVCLDEPHSWTTSGGALSGPVCAEVLKKALPYIGIKPTV, from the coding sequence ATGCGTCATATCACACCGCAGCTGAACACAAAAATGCGCCTGCGCACGCGGCTGCTGGCGGCGGTGCTGGCGGTCGGGTGTCTGGGCGGGCTGGCGGTGCGGCTTTTTGTATTGATGCTGCGCGACCCCGGCGGCTATGCGCTGCGCGCCGCCGACCAGCAGCTGCGCGGGGCCACGCTGCCTGCCGCGCGCGGAGAGATCTACGCTGCAGACGGCACGCTGCTTGCGGCCAGCGAGACCTGCTGGACGATCCGCGCCGCCCCGCGGGAGATGGCGGACGAAGCCGTGGAGCCTGCCGCAAGGGCGCTGAGCGAGATTCTGGAGCTGGACTACGCCGAAACACTGGCAAAATTCAGCCAGCGGACCTCCAACGATTGCCTGCTGCGCCGCCGCGTGGACAAGGCGATGGCCGATGCGGTCCGGGATTGGTGCCGCGACAACGGTGTGCAGGGTGTTCAGATCCGACAGGACACAAAGCGCGTCTACCCGCAGGGGAATTTTATGGGCGGTATCCTTGGTTTTACCGATGTGGACAATGCAGGGCTGTGGGGGCTGGAGCTGCGCTACAATGACGAGCTGACAGGGGAGAACGGGCGCATCCTGACCGCCAAAAACGCATGGGGCTACGACATGCCAACCCACTACCAGACCCTTGTGGATGCGGTGCCCGGCAACACGCTGACCCTTACGATCGACGCTCAGATCCAGCACTGGCTGGAAAGTGCGCTGTCCGCCGCCGTGGCCGAGCATCATGTTGCCGAGCGGGGTGTCGGCATCGTTATGGATATACACACCGGCGCGGTGCTGGCAATGTCCTGCCAGCCGGACTACGACCCCAACTCACCGCGCAGCCTTATAAACAAGGAAGCCCGTGATACGGTGAACGCCCTGCAGGGCGAGGAACGCAGCGCCGCCCTGCAGCGGGCGCAGCAGGCGCAGTGGCGCAACAAGGCCATCAGCGACCTGTACGAGCCGGGCAGTGTGTTCAAGCTTATTACGGCTGCGGCGGCGCTGGACAGCGGTGCCTGCAAGCCCACGGACTATTTTACCTGCGCGGGCAGGATCACGGTGGCGGGCACACGGTTCCGCTGCGCCAACGGCCATATCCACGGCAGCGAGACCTTTGCCAGGGGGCTGGCCGTCAGCTGCAACCCCTGCTTTATCCAGATCGGCGCGAGGCTTGGCAAGGAGCGCTTCTGCGACTATTTCGCGGCATTTGGACTGCGGGAGCCGACCGGCATTGACCTGCCGGGCGAGATACGCCGCAGCGAGTACTACACGGCCGACCGGATGGGTCCGGTGGAGCTGGCAAGCTGCTCCTTCGGGCAGAGCAGCAAGGTGAGCTACCTGCAGATGCTTACGGCCGTCTGCGCGGTGGTCAACGGCGGGAAGCTGATGCAGCCGTATCTCGTCAGCAAAATCACCGCGCCGGACGGGCAAGTCATAAAGGAGATAGAGCCTGTGGTGAAGCGGCAGGTCATCAGCGAGGAAACCTCGGCCACGATGTGCCGCCTGATGGAGGGCGTTGTGACCGGCGGCACCGGCAAACAGGCGGCTGTGGCGGGCTATCGTGTCGGCGGCAAAAGCGGCACCAGCCAGAAGCTGGACAGCGCCAACGAGGGGGCGCGCATCGCAAGCTTTGTGTCGGTCGCGCCCATAGATGACCCCAAAATTGCGGTGCTGGTCTGTCTGGACGAACCCCACAGCTGGACCACCAGCGGCGGCGCTCTCTCTGGCCCGGTCTGTGCCGAGGTGCTGAAAAAGGCGCTGCCGTATATCGGTATAAAACCAACGGTGTAG
- a CDS encoding iron-containing alcohol dehydrogenase: MARFTLPRDLYHGPNALEALKTLPGKRAMICVGGGSMKRFGFLDRVEAYLKEAGMEVELFEGIEPDPSVTTVMKGAEAMLKFEPDWIVAIGGGSPIDAAKAMWIKYEYPEITFEEMCKVFGIPPLRRKAHFCAISSTSGTATEVTAFSIITDYDKGIKYPIADFEITPDVAIVDPELAHTMPKKLVAHTGMDAMTHAIEAYVSTANCDFTDPLALHAIEMIQADLVGSYNGDMEKRDAMHNAQCLAGMAFSNALLGIVHSMAHKTGAAFADYGAHIIHGAANAMYLPKVIAFNAKDPTAKARYGVIADKMHLGGSNDDEKVALLIKYLRGMNDDLNIPHCIGHYGPDSYPCEQGFVPENVFLERLPEIAKNAIADACTGSNPRQPSQEEMEKLLKCCYYDTEVDF, encoded by the coding sequence ATGGCTAGATTTACTTTACCCCGTGACCTTTACCATGGCCCCAATGCACTGGAGGCATTGAAGACCCTGCCCGGCAAGCGCGCCATGATCTGCGTTGGCGGCGGCTCCATGAAGCGTTTCGGCTTTCTGGATCGCGTGGAGGCTTACTTAAAGGAAGCCGGCATGGAGGTCGAGCTGTTTGAGGGCATCGAACCCGATCCCTCCGTCACCACCGTCATGAAGGGTGCCGAGGCAATGCTGAAGTTTGAGCCCGACTGGATCGTAGCGATCGGCGGCGGCTCCCCCATCGATGCAGCCAAGGCGATGTGGATCAAGTATGAGTACCCCGAGATCACCTTTGAGGAGATGTGCAAGGTGTTCGGCATCCCGCCGCTGCGCCGCAAGGCACACTTCTGCGCCATCTCCTCCACCTCCGGCACTGCGACCGAGGTGACGGCCTTCTCGATCATCACCGACTATGACAAGGGCATCAAGTATCCCATCGCGGACTTTGAGATCACCCCCGATGTCGCCATCGTTGACCCCGAGCTGGCCCACACCATGCCCAAAAAGCTGGTCGCCCACACCGGTATGGACGCCATGACCCATGCGATCGAGGCGTATGTCTCCACCGCTAACTGCGACTTTACCGACCCGCTGGCCCTGCATGCCATTGAGATGATTCAGGCGGATCTCGTTGGCAGCTACAACGGCGATATGGAAAAGCGCGATGCCATGCACAATGCACAGTGTCTGGCCGGCATGGCCTTCTCGAACGCTTTGCTGGGCATCGTCCACAGCATGGCCCACAAGACCGGCGCCGCCTTTGCTGATTACGGCGCTCACATCATCCACGGTGCTGCCAACGCCATGTACCTGCCCAAGGTCATCGCCTTCAACGCCAAGGATCCCACCGCCAAGGCACGCTACGGCGTCATCGCCGACAAGATGCATCTGGGCGGCAGCAATGACGATGAGAAGGTCGCGCTGCTGATCAAATACCTGCGCGGCATGAATGACGACCTGAACATCCCGCACTGCATCGGCCACTACGGCCCCGACTCCTACCCCTGCGAGCAGGGCTTTGTCCCGGAGAATGTCTTCCTTGAGAGACTGCCCGAGATCGCCAAGAACGCCATCGCAGACGCCTGCACCGGCTCCAACCCGCGCCAGCCGAGTCAGGAGGAGATGGAAAAGCTGCTGAAGTGCTGCTACTACGACACCGAGGTCGATTTCTGA
- a CDS encoding MATE family efflux transporter codes for MAVTAKPQAPMFTKRALFTLIWPLLLEQTLSVTMGMADTLMVAGVGEAAVSSVSLVDSLNILIIQILSALATGGAVIASQYLGRKDTENAGRSAAQLYSVLGLSTVTMGILCMLLSRPILRGVFGSIDEDVMRFAQQYFLISAVSYPFIGLYNGGAALFRAQGNSRISMLASLVMNVINIAGNALLIYGFGMGVIGAALATLIGRVFAAVFILWQNQKLCNPLRVQSLADLRPRRTPIMQILSIGIPSGLENGMFQIGKLCVSSLTSTLGTSAIAANAVANTLSTLANIPGNTMSLAMIPVVGQCLGAGEKKQAKRYVFLLMSIAMVGLAAANAALFFLIPLLVVWFNLSAEASALCTMVVRMFNIASVFFWACSFTLPNALRTGGDAKFTMTVSIISMWLFRVILSYVFVLQFHLGLAGVWLGMFIDWLCRDICFIARFISGRWMEHKVI; via the coding sequence ATGGCAGTCACCGCAAAACCGCAGGCACCCATGTTTACCAAACGGGCGCTGTTTACACTGATCTGGCCCCTTCTGCTGGAGCAGACCCTCAGCGTCACGATGGGTATGGCCGACACCCTGATGGTTGCCGGCGTGGGTGAGGCCGCTGTCTCAAGTGTTTCGCTGGTCGACAGCCTGAACATTTTGATCATCCAGATCCTGTCCGCACTGGCCACCGGCGGCGCAGTCATTGCCAGCCAGTATCTGGGCCGCAAGGATACCGAAAACGCCGGGCGCAGCGCGGCCCAGCTGTACAGCGTGCTTGGCCTTTCGACTGTGACAATGGGCATCCTCTGTATGCTGCTCTCCCGCCCGATCCTGCGCGGCGTTTTCGGCAGCATTGATGAGGATGTCATGCGGTTTGCCCAGCAGTATTTCCTTATCAGCGCCGTGTCCTACCCCTTCATCGGCCTGTACAACGGCGGCGCGGCTCTTTTCCGCGCGCAGGGCAACAGCCGCATCAGTATGCTGGCCAGCCTTGTCATGAATGTCATCAACATTGCAGGCAACGCACTGCTGATCTACGGCTTCGGCATGGGGGTCATCGGCGCAGCACTGGCCACCCTGATCGGCCGTGTCTTTGCCGCCGTGTTTATCCTGTGGCAGAACCAAAAGCTCTGCAACCCGCTGCGGGTCCAAAGCCTTGCCGACCTGCGGCCGCGGCGCACCCCCATCATGCAGATCCTCTCCATCGGCATCCCGTCCGGCCTTGAAAACGGCATGTTCCAGATCGGCAAGCTCTGCGTCAGCAGCCTGACCTCCACGCTGGGCACCTCGGCCATCGCGGCCAACGCCGTTGCCAACACACTTTCAACGCTGGCAAACATCCCCGGCAATACGATGAGCCTTGCCATGATCCCCGTTGTCGGCCAATGTCTGGGCGCAGGCGAGAAAAAGCAGGCCAAGCGGTATGTGTTTCTGCTGATGAGCATTGCCATGGTCGGTCTGGCCGCTGCCAATGCCGCACTGTTCTTCCTGATTCCCCTGCTCGTGGTCTGGTTCAACCTCTCGGCGGAGGCCTCCGCCCTCTGCACCATGGTCGTGCGCATGTTCAACATTGCCAGCGTCTTTTTCTGGGCCTGCAGCTTTACGCTGCCCAACGCCCTGCGCACCGGCGGCGATGCCAAATTTACCATGACGGTCAGCATCATAAGCATGTGGCTGTTCCGCGTTATTCTGAGCTATGTCTTTGTGCTGCAGTTCCATCTGGGGCTGGCCGGCGTCTGGCTGGGCATGTTCATCGACTGGCTCTGCCGCGACATCTGCTTTATCGCCCGCTTTATCAGCGGCAGATGGATGGAGCATAAGGTCATATAA